The following is a genomic window from Tachysurus fulvidraco isolate hzauxx_2018 chromosome 24, HZAU_PFXX_2.0, whole genome shotgun sequence.
ACCTAGAGAGAAGAagaacattatattataaaggcATAAATACAAGCAGATGAATTGAATAGACTATAATGTCTGTTAGAAGACAGCTAAGTAACGAATGTCTGACCTTGGCTGCACGTCTCTCAGCTGGCACTCTGCGTAGAATAGGAGCATCCTGATCCTTACTggcagtattgtgtgtgttcccGTGTGCGTGCAGTATGAGGAGTGAGCCCAGGTTGGTGCTGCTCATGAGGAAAAGTGGGATGACCTCATGGATCACCATGGACGTCGTGGCAAATGCAAGCCCACTGTAAGTGGAGGGAAAATCCCACAAGCAGCCCAGTAATGGACGTGTTGTACTGCTCACTAACATCAATGTCTGTAGAGTAACAAAGACAAAGAATTAATTTCTTCTGATTTTCAAGcaaaatgaatataaagaaCGATTaagaactgaattaaaaaatgaacttttttcttttccctcacCTCAGTGGCGTTCTTGCCTCCATTTGTAGAGTACACAAAAGCAGGGACGGAGTAGAGCAGATTAAGGCCCCAGATGAGACCGAAGCACATTAGTAGGGCTTTAGGAGGACCACGGGATGAGTTTAGACTAGCGATCGGAGGACCGATCCTTTTCAAAGTGTAAAAATGGAACACGCTCAGAAAAAGCGTCGACCAAACATTGACTGAACGCAGCCAGACCCACACACCCATCAGGAACTGACACCAGTCCTTACCAGGTAACACCTTCAGCAGGagataaaaagagaaacaatATTTATAGGTAACTGATGACAGGCGAAGGCAAGTAGATgtcttactgtacattactatcaataaatcaataaattctTAAAAGTTATTTGTACAAATCGAGCTTTTAGCAATAATCCAAGCCATCCAGAATGGAATCATATGAAACCATGTTGATTTCTGTTGTAAATTATGACTTTGTCCAGTCATTTATAGGAATTCTGTTATCATTTAAATTTAGtgaatatacagtgtatagttTTTTctcaatatattttttatctgtttttttttttatgtggcaCCATTATTTACGACagaaataatcaaacaaaaaaaaaagtcaaaacctGACAACATTTTTTATGCGGTTGTGTAAATTGAGCAGGAAGTGATGCAAAGCCTCAAGGTAAAGTTAATGGTAAAGGTAAGCTTATTTGCTGCATGATCACACAAGACAGAAATTGGCAGAAGGTTTGGTTACTTATCCCTTTGGCAGGGGAAGAAATTCCTAAACTTACATATAGCATGACAAATGTTTTGGACCAAAATGCATTGGTGTGCAATTGGACAACTTGCTGCATTGGAGTCGATGAATGATATTGCATTGTGTCCAACAGGTTGTGTGTTGATTGCCCCATTCTGGCAGAAGAAAACATGATTCTGTTGTCTGTTATGAATGACACTAATATCATGTCTGGGAGCGACCGCAGCAGACGTGAACTGTAGCTAGACCGCTGGCCAGACTTTTCTAAGTACACAATAAATAATCTGACTACATACTGgttatatgaaaaaaataagttttttacTCTGTTGAAAATATTATGGATAAACCACTATCACTTATCTTACACTGTATAAAGGTAAAAGAATCCAGTTACATAAAATGATGTGCATATAGAAGTATGGATTAACATCTAACATgactaactggtgacatccatAAGTGAACATATTATGGATAtgtatttcatattattttctcATGTATGCGTatagttattaataataatgctatTGTTTGAGCTGAAGTTTATTGCATTTATCCCTTCTTCTTAAAAACAGTTTGTTATCATTCTAGTCTCCtttccagacttttttttttagttgagaTCTGATAATCTAGTATGAACACtgtaataatttgtttatttattttggataaTCTTAACTCAACTTAAATGTTGCTTTGAGGAAACTTCACCCCACGGCGCATCCT
Proteins encoded in this region:
- the LOC113661627 gene encoding olfactory receptor class A-like protein 4, with translation MIANKTVTLVKKTPAGQLTGVTMALYVALVLLGILGNALVILVVGDSIIRERGGGRNSDMILVNMALSNLLVSVVRNILLVTSDFGLEVLPGKDWCQFLMGVWVWLRSVNVWSTLFLSVFHFYTLKRIGPPIASLNSSRGPPKALLMCFGLIWGLNLLYSVPAFVYSTNGGKNATETLMLVSSTTRPLLGCLWDFPSTYSGLAFATTSMVIHEVIPLFLMSSTNLGSLLILHAHGNTHNTASKDQDAPILRRVPAERRAAKVILALIILFIISWGASVISVNYFNYNRGASSAHMLVLARFSNSGFIAFSPVILAVGHRKLREFIKSIVK